The following coding sequences are from one Brooklawnia cerclae window:
- the nrdR gene encoding transcriptional regulator NrdR encodes MHCPYCHHCDSRVLDSRVSEDGASIRRRRQCPACERRFTTIEQMQLVVVKKSGVVEPFNRDKVVAGVRKACKGRPVTEAQLARLGQAVEEAVRASGQAEIPTEDVGVAILGPLSELDPVAYLRFASVYKHYNSVDDFLDEIARMRATELLAEAGDLGDQDLEPTATH; translated from the coding sequence ATGCACTGCCCCTATTGTCACCATTGCGACTCGCGCGTGCTCGACTCCCGGGTCTCCGAGGACGGTGCGAGCATCCGCCGTCGTCGTCAGTGCCCGGCATGCGAACGGCGTTTCACGACGATCGAGCAGATGCAACTGGTCGTGGTGAAGAAGTCCGGTGTGGTCGAACCGTTCAATCGCGACAAGGTCGTAGCCGGCGTCCGGAAGGCCTGCAAGGGGCGTCCTGTCACCGAAGCCCAGTTGGCACGGCTCGGGCAGGCTGTCGAGGAGGCCGTACGCGCGTCCGGCCAGGCCGAGATCCCGACGGAGGACGTCGGTGTGGCCATCCTCGGCCCGTTGAGCGAACTCGACCCCGTGGCCTATCTGCGCTTCGCGAGCGTCTACAAGCACTACAACTCGGTCGACGACTTCTTGGACGAGATCGCCCGGATGCGCGCCACCGAGCTACTGGCCGAAGCAGGGGATCTGGGCGACCAGGACCTCGAACCGACCGCCACGCACTGA
- a CDS encoding DUF2752 domain-containing protein, translated as MATMSAPAPVLPAFSARRALTRLGAFVLVGGAIAAAHAVLGVGVPCPFRELTGLQCPLCGSTRAALRLTRGDVASAWSLNALFVVAVGVLIVCGVVWAVEALGGPAVRPPRWARPLLRQNRLYVIVGVIGVVFAVVRNIV; from the coding sequence ATGGCCACTATGTCTGCGCCGGCACCCGTGCTCCCAGCCTTCTCCGCGCGTCGCGCGTTGACAAGGCTGGGTGCATTCGTGCTCGTGGGAGGGGCGATCGCTGCCGCTCACGCGGTCCTGGGAGTGGGAGTCCCGTGTCCGTTCCGCGAACTGACCGGCCTGCAGTGCCCATTGTGCGGCTCGACGCGGGCGGCACTGCGGCTGACAAGGGGAGACGTGGCGTCCGCATGGTCGCTCAATGCACTGTTCGTCGTGGCCGTGGGCGTCTTGATCGTCTGCGGGGTCGTGTGGGCGGTGGAGGCCCTGGGCGGTCCGGCCGTTCGTCCTCCGCGGTGGGCGCGTCCGCTCCTGCGGCAGAACAGGCTGTATGTCATCGTCGGTGTCATCGGCGTGGTCTTCGCCGTCGTGCGCAACATCGTCTGA
- a CDS encoding RDD family protein, whose amino-acid sequence MSNDYWGRPADPSQDPAGHEPGQSDQDSTPQAEQTPTGDGQPTYGQPAYGQQPSPNQTSPSEQSGPSAGSSATSDPTAPYGQSPYGSPSPSPYGSAPYGQQPSGQAGAYGQTGATPAGQPSSPYGQSPYGQTSYGQSSYGQSSYGQTGTPSTPGTSSTPTASPYGTPSPYGQASTPGYGQAGTSGSYDQAGQSGYGQPGATSPYDPTAQSGYGQPTYGQSGYGQTPSSQSPYGQQPAGSPTSQGSPSYGSSYGQSGYGQTGSPAQDAYGQSSASPTSQGSPSYGSSTSYGQSGYGQTGAYGQDANQASPNYGQTGAYGQSAGYGTPSYGQDAGYATPGASGGYGQPGYPPQDSYGQQPNYGYGQPAYSGEVYGPVGATGAPYASWGKRALGWLVDYLAPAIVTGIIGSAINGVAGTDYNGNGIGNVVEYVLFYGFLIYNTGYLGGTTGQSYGRRIAKTRLVAESTGAPLGFGMGFLRLVAHFLDSLICGIGWLFPLWDAKRQTLADKVTSSVVIDESVSPVPPTGYPQQPQQPMGY is encoded by the coding sequence GTGAGCAACGACTACTGGGGTCGACCGGCCGACCCGAGCCAAGACCCAGCTGGTCACGAGCCTGGGCAGTCGGACCAGGACTCCACCCCGCAGGCTGAGCAGACCCCGACCGGTGACGGGCAGCCCACATACGGCCAACCCGCTTACGGCCAGCAGCCTTCGCCCAATCAGACCAGCCCCTCCGAGCAGAGCGGCCCATCGGCAGGCTCCTCGGCCACCTCCGACCCCACTGCCCCCTACGGACAGTCGCCGTACGGAAGCCCTTCCCCTTCGCCCTACGGTTCCGCGCCGTACGGACAGCAGCCCTCCGGGCAGGCCGGTGCCTACGGGCAGACCGGTGCCACTCCGGCCGGGCAGCCGTCGTCGCCCTACGGCCAGTCGCCGTACGGTCAGACGTCCTACGGACAGTCGTCGTACGGCCAGTCGTCGTACGGCCAGACCGGCACACCGTCCACCCCGGGGACGAGTTCCACCCCGACCGCGAGCCCCTACGGGACGCCCAGCCCGTACGGACAGGCCAGCACCCCCGGCTACGGGCAGGCGGGCACATCGGGCTCCTACGATCAGGCCGGGCAGTCGGGATACGGACAGCCGGGTGCCACCAGTCCCTACGACCCGACCGCACAGTCGGGCTACGGACAGCCCACGTACGGGCAGTCGGGATACGGGCAGACACCCTCGTCCCAGTCCCCGTACGGTCAGCAGCCCGCCGGATCCCCGACCTCGCAGGGATCGCCGAGCTACGGCTCGTCCTACGGGCAGAGCGGCTACGGTCAGACCGGTTCTCCTGCCCAGGACGCCTACGGGCAATCGTCCGCGTCCCCGACCTCCCAGGGTTCCCCGAGCTACGGTTCCTCGACGTCCTATGGCCAGAGCGGCTACGGACAGACCGGCGCCTACGGACAGGACGCCAACCAGGCTTCCCCGAACTACGGGCAGACCGGCGCCTACGGGCAGAGCGCGGGCTACGGCACCCCGTCGTACGGGCAGGACGCGGGATATGCGACCCCGGGCGCTTCCGGCGGCTACGGACAACCCGGCTACCCGCCGCAGGATTCGTACGGGCAGCAGCCGAACTACGGCTACGGCCAGCCCGCATACTCCGGCGAGGTGTACGGGCCGGTGGGCGCAACCGGTGCGCCGTACGCATCGTGGGGCAAGCGTGCCCTCGGTTGGCTCGTCGACTACCTGGCCCCCGCGATCGTCACGGGGATCATCGGCTCGGCGATCAACGGGGTCGCCGGGACGGACTACAACGGTAACGGGATCGGCAACGTGGTCGAGTACGTGCTCTTCTACGGTTTCCTCATCTACAACACGGGTTACCTCGGCGGCACCACCGGCCAGTCGTACGGGCGCCGGATCGCGAAGACCCGCCTCGTGGCGGAGTCGACCGGCGCTCCTCTCGGCTTCGGCATGGGCTTCCTGAGGTTGGTCGCCCACTTCCTCGACAGCCTGATCTGCGGCATCGGCTGGCTGTTCCCGCTGTGGGACGCCAAGCGCCAGACGCTGGCTGACAAGGTGACGTCCAGCGTGGTCATCGACGAGTCGGTGAGCCCTGTGCCTCCCACCGGCTACCCGCAGCAGCCCCAGCAACCGATGGGATACTGA
- the lexA gene encoding transcriptional repressor LexA, which yields MITVRRPGTGPTPPRRRAGRPTDESVAREMATSASISELPDGPADPDGLTPRQRRILEFIQATVESRGYPPTIREMGEAVGLASPSSVSHQLKALESKGFLRRDPNRPRALEVRLPAPRPSSENILAGVPDPDDPADPTDMADAFPVAVQVPLLGRIAAGAPILAEEQVEQIMPLPRQLVGDGTLFMLEVRGDSMVDAAICDGDYVVVRQQPSADNGAIVAAMIDGEATVKTLQRTPGQVWLMPHNPAYQPIDGNQAVILGKVVAVLRHV from the coding sequence ATGATCACAGTCAGGCGTCCGGGAACAGGCCCCACTCCCCCACGACGGCGAGCAGGTCGTCCCACCGACGAGTCGGTCGCCCGGGAAATGGCCACCTCGGCGTCCATCAGCGAGTTGCCCGACGGCCCGGCTGATCCCGATGGTCTGACTCCTCGCCAGCGCCGCATTCTCGAGTTCATCCAGGCCACGGTCGAGTCACGGGGCTACCCGCCGACCATCCGTGAGATGGGTGAAGCCGTCGGGCTCGCCAGCCCGTCCAGCGTGTCGCACCAGCTCAAGGCACTCGAGTCCAAAGGTTTCCTGCGGCGGGATCCGAATCGTCCCCGGGCGCTTGAGGTCCGCCTTCCCGCGCCGCGCCCGTCGAGCGAGAACATCCTCGCCGGAGTCCCCGACCCGGACGACCCCGCCGACCCGACCGACATGGCCGATGCGTTCCCAGTCGCGGTGCAGGTCCCGCTCCTCGGACGAATCGCGGCCGGTGCGCCCATCCTCGCGGAAGAGCAGGTGGAACAGATCATGCCGCTTCCTCGCCAACTCGTCGGCGACGGCACGTTGTTCATGCTGGAGGTCCGCGGCGACTCCATGGTGGACGCGGCCATCTGCGACGGCGACTATGTCGTCGTCCGGCAACAGCCCTCGGCCGACAACGGGGCGATCGTCGCGGCGATGATCGACGGCGAGGCCACGGTCAAGACCCTGCAGCGCACTCCCGGGCAGGTGTGGCTGATGCCGCACAATCCTGCCTATCAGCCGATCGACGGGAACCAGGCAGTCATTCTCGGTAAGGTCGTCGCGGTTCTCCGGCACGTCTGA
- a CDS encoding ATP-dependent DNA helicase: MTNAEPEHAAVLAESVASIGGSARPGQQTMADAVARSLDDGAHLLVQAGTGTGKSLGYLAPALVWAMRSDQRVVVATATLALQSQLAGKDIPVACDAIERVLGRRPRTEVVKGRSNYACLLRIRDQLGADQETLIAGADVADAVRTSGADAETVLGAEVVALREWAEEQARDGGLADRDDAPAHSLRAWAQVSVPARECLGVNACPYGAECFVEESRARARQADLVVTNHALLAINAMHGGTALPDHAAVIIDEAHELVTRVTGAASSELSPQQIDRVAKRSSSWLDDDLSVELLDVVDALRDALDETAPGRVTDGQSPAALAFGVVREVTRRAVSAMSQGGEQADPERSQAAAAMKEIFEVAERMAKLEATDVVWVSDRERFGRQANVAPLSVAGLMRDKVLGECTTILTSATLSIGGSFDALAGDVGLRRSARLDDADEPADELAWRGIDVGSPFDYARQGILYVATDLANPGRDGIAGDALARLAELVWAADGRTLGLFASQRSAELATDHVRRELPGVTVLCQGDAQLSELTRVFVADEQSCLFGTLSLWQGIDVPGDTCRLVVIDKLPFPRPDDPLMQARQQAVADAGGNGFMQVAANHAALLLAQGSGRLIRRTDDRGVVAVLDPRLMKARYGSYLRASLPPFWTTTDADIVVQALQRLADKA, encoded by the coding sequence ATGACGAACGCTGAACCGGAGCACGCGGCTGTCCTCGCCGAGTCGGTCGCCAGTATCGGCGGGTCCGCACGGCCGGGGCAGCAGACGATGGCCGACGCGGTCGCCCGTTCGCTGGACGACGGCGCGCACCTGCTCGTCCAGGCCGGCACGGGCACGGGTAAGTCGCTGGGCTATCTGGCTCCGGCGCTGGTCTGGGCGATGCGCTCCGACCAGCGTGTGGTGGTGGCGACCGCGACACTCGCGCTCCAGTCGCAGTTGGCCGGCAAGGACATCCCGGTGGCGTGCGACGCGATCGAGCGTGTGCTCGGCCGGCGCCCGCGCACCGAGGTGGTGAAGGGACGGTCGAACTACGCGTGCCTGTTGCGCATCCGCGATCAACTGGGTGCCGACCAGGAGACACTCATCGCGGGAGCCGATGTCGCCGACGCGGTGAGGACCTCGGGGGCCGACGCCGAGACCGTGCTCGGTGCCGAGGTCGTGGCGCTGCGCGAATGGGCCGAGGAGCAGGCACGTGATGGGGGCCTGGCCGATAGGGACGACGCCCCTGCTCATTCGCTTCGCGCCTGGGCCCAGGTTTCGGTGCCGGCCCGTGAATGCCTCGGGGTGAATGCCTGCCCTTACGGCGCCGAGTGTTTCGTCGAGGAGTCGCGTGCCCGTGCCCGGCAGGCTGATCTCGTCGTGACCAATCACGCGCTGCTCGCGATCAACGCCATGCACGGGGGAACGGCGCTCCCCGATCACGCCGCCGTGATCATCGACGAGGCGCACGAGCTGGTGACCCGCGTCACCGGGGCCGCGAGCAGCGAGCTGTCCCCGCAGCAGATCGATCGCGTCGCCAAACGATCGTCGTCCTGGCTCGACGATGACCTGTCCGTCGAGTTGCTGGACGTGGTGGACGCGTTGCGCGACGCGCTGGACGAGACAGCTCCCGGGCGCGTCACCGACGGCCAGTCGCCGGCGGCACTCGCGTTCGGCGTCGTGCGCGAGGTGACGCGCCGGGCGGTGTCCGCCATGTCGCAGGGCGGGGAGCAGGCCGATCCGGAGCGATCCCAGGCGGCCGCCGCGATGAAGGAGATCTTCGAGGTCGCCGAGAGGATGGCGAAGCTGGAGGCGACCGACGTGGTCTGGGTCAGCGATCGCGAACGCTTTGGTAGGCAGGCCAACGTCGCCCCGTTGTCCGTGGCCGGGCTCATGCGCGACAAGGTGCTCGGCGAATGCACGACGATCCTGACGTCGGCGACGCTGTCGATCGGGGGCTCGTTCGACGCGCTCGCAGGGGACGTGGGGTTGCGGCGCTCCGCTCGGCTGGACGATGCGGACGAACCTGCTGATGAGCTCGCCTGGCGCGGCATCGACGTGGGCTCGCCGTTCGACTACGCCCGTCAGGGGATCCTCTACGTCGCCACGGATCTGGCCAACCCGGGTCGTGACGGCATCGCCGGGGACGCGTTGGCGCGACTGGCCGAGCTGGTGTGGGCGGCCGACGGACGCACCCTGGGCTTGTTCGCGTCGCAGCGGTCTGCCGAACTGGCCACCGACCACGTGCGACGCGAGCTCCCCGGCGTGACGGTGCTGTGCCAGGGCGACGCGCAACTGAGTGAGCTGACGCGCGTGTTCGTGGCCGACGAGCAGTCCTGCCTGTTCGGCACGCTGTCCTTGTGGCAGGGGATCGACGTCCCGGGCGACACCTGCCGGCTCGTGGTCATCGACAAGCTTCCCTTCCCCAGGCCCGACGACCCGTTGATGCAGGCACGCCAGCAGGCGGTGGCCGATGCGGGTGGCAACGGGTTCATGCAGGTGGCGGCGAACCATGCGGCACTGCTGCTGGCGCAGGGGTCCGGCAGGCTGATCCGGCGGACGGACGACCGCGGGGTGGTCGCCGTGCTCGACCCCCGGCTGATGAAGGCACGATACGGCAGCTACCTGCGGGCGTCCCTTCCGCCCTTCTGGACGACCACGGACGCCGATATCGTCGTCCAGGCCCTTCAGCGGCTTGCCGACAAGGCCTGA
- the hflX gene encoding GTPase HflX, whose amino-acid sequence MTEHFASDRWDDEAVLPERPTDRIDDPVWDEEPAPGDLDLEERNSLRRVVGLSTELADVTEVEYRQLRLERVVLVSVWTSGTQQDADNTMFELKALAETAGSQVLDGLIQRRQHPDPATYIGSGKVQELREVVVSTGADTVICDGELTPAQLRTLEDRVGVKVVDRTALILDIFAQHAKSVEGKAQVELAQLNYLKQRLRGWGDSLSRQVGGRASSGAGIGGRGPGETKIETDRRRISHRISQLRHKLRDMEGTRAIKRADRQRHAVPSVAIVGYTNAGKSSLLNRLTHAGVLVEDALFATLDPTTRRATTDDGRVFTLTDTVGFVRHLPTDLVEAFRSTLEETTQADLLLHVVDGSDPDPLGQIAAVREVLHDVGAQDRPEQLVINKIDQADRDALAVLQLQVPDAILVSARTGEGVDDLRRVIEERLPVPQVEVRVLIPWARGDLVDRIHREGEIVALEHHDEGTRIDARVHPDLAAQVAAFTVTDDER is encoded by the coding sequence ATGACTGAGCATTTCGCCTCGGACCGATGGGACGACGAGGCTGTCCTTCCCGAACGTCCGACTGATCGGATCGACGACCCCGTGTGGGACGAGGAACCGGCCCCCGGCGACCTCGACCTCGAGGAGCGCAACTCGCTGCGCCGGGTCGTTGGTCTTTCGACCGAGCTGGCCGACGTCACGGAGGTCGAGTATCGCCAGCTGCGGCTGGAGCGGGTCGTCCTGGTGAGCGTGTGGACGAGCGGCACGCAGCAGGACGCGGACAACACGATGTTCGAGTTGAAGGCGCTGGCCGAGACCGCCGGGTCGCAGGTGCTCGACGGGCTCATCCAGCGTCGCCAGCATCCCGATCCGGCAACGTACATCGGTTCCGGCAAGGTGCAGGAGCTTCGTGAGGTGGTGGTCTCGACCGGCGCGGACACGGTGATCTGTGACGGTGAGCTCACCCCTGCGCAGCTGCGCACGCTGGAGGACAGGGTCGGGGTGAAGGTCGTCGACCGCACGGCACTGATCCTCGACATCTTCGCCCAGCACGCCAAGAGCGTCGAGGGCAAGGCACAGGTGGAACTCGCCCAGCTGAACTACCTCAAGCAACGCCTGCGCGGCTGGGGCGACAGCCTGAGCCGTCAGGTCGGTGGCCGGGCGTCGTCCGGCGCGGGTATCGGCGGGCGCGGCCCCGGTGAGACGAAGATCGAGACGGACCGGCGGCGCATCAGCCATCGCATCTCGCAGTTGCGGCACAAGCTGCGCGACATGGAGGGCACGCGCGCCATCAAGCGCGCCGACCGGCAGCGTCACGCCGTCCCGTCCGTGGCGATCGTGGGATACACGAACGCGGGGAAGTCGTCGCTGCTCAACCGGCTCACTCATGCCGGCGTACTGGTGGAAGACGCGCTGTTCGCCACCCTGGACCCCACCACGCGGCGTGCGACCACCGACGACGGGCGTGTCTTCACACTCACCGACACCGTCGGATTCGTGCGACACCTGCCGACCGATCTGGTGGAGGCGTTCCGTTCCACTCTGGAGGAGACGACTCAGGCGGACCTGCTGCTGCACGTGGTCGACGGCTCCGATCCCGACCCGCTCGGGCAGATCGCCGCGGTCCGTGAGGTGCTGCACGACGTCGGCGCACAGGATCGTCCCGAGCAACTGGTGATCAACAAGATCGATCAGGCCGACCGTGACGCGCTCGCCGTCCTTCAGCTGCAGGTCCCGGACGCGATCCTGGTCTCCGCCCGCACGGGTGAGGGCGTGGACGATCTGCGCCGCGTGATCGAGGAACGGCTGCCCGTTCCGCAGGTCGAGGTGCGGGTGCTGATTCCCTGGGCCCGCGGAGACCTGGTCGATCGCATACACCGCGAGGGCGAGATCGTCGCACTGGAGCATCACGACGAAGGCACCCGGATCGACGCCCGCGTCCATCCGGATCTGGCCGCGCAGGTCGCGGCCTTCACGGTCACCGATGACGAACGCTGA
- the dapF gene encoding diaminopimelate epimerase: MTTLNFAKGHGTRNDFVIVLDREGILPVGPDVVRFLCDRRAGIGGDGLLRAVRASHMPEWSGRPDVWFMDYRNADGSLAEMCGNGLRVFVRFLLEEGLVDQTPIQIATRAGLMEAWPLDGGLIRISLGHAEVAETPTWVRHAGIEYPATTVDVGNPHAVVELADLDALRALDLGVAPIFDPQIYPQGVNVEFYVARGDRDLQMRVHERGVGETESCGTGIVAVAAAQAAHAGFRGGVDVHVPGGDLRVDLAEDGVFLTGPAVVVAHGTVVLP, encoded by the coding sequence GTGACCACGCTGAACTTCGCCAAAGGCCACGGCACGCGGAATGACTTCGTGATCGTCCTCGACCGCGAGGGAATCCTGCCGGTCGGGCCTGATGTCGTCCGCTTCCTGTGCGACCGTCGTGCGGGCATCGGTGGTGACGGATTGCTGCGTGCGGTCCGTGCCTCGCACATGCCCGAGTGGTCGGGACGCCCCGATGTGTGGTTCATGGACTACCGCAACGCCGACGGGTCCCTGGCGGAGATGTGCGGCAACGGGCTTCGCGTGTTCGTGAGATTCCTGCTCGAAGAGGGGCTCGTCGACCAGACGCCGATCCAGATCGCGACGCGAGCCGGGCTCATGGAGGCCTGGCCTCTGGACGGTGGCCTCATCCGCATCAGTCTCGGGCACGCGGAAGTGGCCGAGACCCCGACCTGGGTACGGCATGCGGGAATCGAGTACCCGGCCACGACCGTCGACGTGGGCAATCCCCACGCGGTCGTCGAACTCGCCGACCTCGATGCCCTGCGGGCGCTCGATCTCGGCGTGGCGCCGATCTTCGACCCGCAGATCTATCCCCAGGGTGTCAACGTCGAGTTCTACGTGGCTCGCGGGGACCGCGATCTGCAGATGCGCGTCCACGAGCGCGGCGTGGGTGAGACGGAGTCGTGCGGCACCGGGATCGTGGCGGTCGCGGCGGCGCAGGCCGCACATGCCGGGTTCCGCGGCGGCGTCGATGTGCACGTCCCCGGGGGAGACCTGCGCGTCGACCTCGCCGAGGACGGTGTCTTCCTGACCGGGCCGGCGGTCGTCGTCGCCCACGGCACCGTCGTGCTGCCGTGA
- the miaA gene encoding tRNA (adenosine(37)-N6)-dimethylallyltransferase MiaA, with protein sequence MDAGTPPVVALVGPTASGKSSLAIEVAERIASLGGRAEVVNADSMLVYRGMDIGTAKPTVEQRRRVPHHLVDIMDVTQSASVAEFQGLARGVIADLRDRGVVPIVVGGSSLYMRAILDVFDFPGTDPQVRRRWEDELEAIGPHALHRVLADRNPEAAAAILPGNGRRIVRALEVIDLTGTFTARLPEPTYALAGVHQFGLELPREEMDERIAARVDEMWRQGLVDEVRGLVEAGLRRGVTASRGLGYQQVLACLAGDMDEQEARRATVDGTRRFARKQLAWFRRDPRISWIPVTDREASRRITTSSGIEQPQ encoded by the coding sequence ATGGACGCCGGGACACCGCCGGTCGTGGCGCTGGTCGGCCCGACCGCCAGCGGTAAGAGTTCGCTGGCCATCGAGGTCGCCGAGCGGATCGCCTCGCTGGGCGGACGCGCCGAAGTGGTCAACGCGGATTCCATGCTCGTCTATCGGGGGATGGACATCGGCACGGCGAAACCCACCGTCGAACAGCGGAGACGAGTGCCCCACCACCTCGTCGACATCATGGACGTCACGCAGTCGGCGTCCGTGGCCGAGTTCCAGGGGCTGGCCAGGGGAGTGATCGCCGATCTCCGCGACCGGGGTGTCGTCCCGATCGTCGTCGGGGGAAGCAGCCTGTACATGAGGGCGATCCTGGACGTCTTCGACTTTCCCGGCACCGATCCGCAGGTGCGCCGACGCTGGGAGGACGAGTTGGAGGCGATCGGCCCCCACGCCCTGCATCGCGTTCTCGCCGACCGCAACCCGGAGGCTGCCGCTGCGATCCTTCCCGGCAACGGCCGACGCATCGTCCGTGCCCTTGAAGTGATCGATCTCACGGGCACTTTCACCGCACGGCTCCCCGAGCCGACCTATGCACTCGCCGGAGTGCATCAGTTCGGCCTGGAGCTTCCCCGGGAGGAGATGGACGAGCGCATCGCCGCCCGGGTGGACGAGATGTGGCGTCAAGGTCTTGTCGACGAGGTCCGCGGGCTGGTCGAAGCCGGCCTGAGGCGTGGTGTGACGGCTTCGCGAGGGCTGGGGTATCAACAGGTGTTGGCCTGTCTCGCCGGGGACATGGACGAGCAGGAGGCCAGGCGTGCGACCGTCGACGGCACCCGCAGATTCGCTCGCAAACAGCTGGCGTGGTTCCGGCGCGACCCGCGAATCAGCTGGATACCGGTCACGGACCGTGAGGCCTCGCGGCGAATCACGACCAGCTCGGGCATCGAGCAGCCGCAGTGA
- the miaB gene encoding tRNA (N6-isopentenyl adenosine(37)-C2)-methylthiotransferase MiaB: protein MVTSRLDPADLRPDGVRTYAVVTYGCQMNVHDSERISGLLERAGYVRAPQPRGELPEADIVVFNTCAVRENADNRLYGNLGHIARLKRDRPGMQVAVGGCMAQKDREIVTTRAPWVDVVFGTNNIGSLPVLLERARVEQASQVEISEALEMFPSNLPARRESAYAAWVSVSVGCNNTCTFCIVPSLRGKETDRRPGEILREIEALVDEGVQEITLLGQNVNTYGVEFGDRQAFAKLLRACGEIEGLERVRFTSPHPASFTDDVIAAMAETRNVMPSLHMPLQSGSDKVLRDMRRSYRSARFLDILGRVREAMPQAAITTDIIVGFPGETEEDFQRTVDVVREARFSAAFTFQYSIRPGTPAATMPDQVPPEVVQERYERLVREIDDMAWQENRRLVGQRVEVMFAAGEGRKDERTSRISGRARDNRLVHVAAPADESLRPRPGDLGEVEITYAAPHHLVADSPIHGLRRTRGGDAWQARQGSEAAPTGVGLGLPAIPGR from the coding sequence ATGGTTACTTCTCGCCTCGATCCCGCCGACCTGCGCCCGGATGGCGTCCGCACATATGCGGTCGTCACCTACGGATGCCAGATGAACGTCCATGACTCGGAACGCATCAGCGGTCTGCTGGAGCGGGCCGGCTACGTGCGGGCACCGCAGCCACGAGGCGAGTTGCCCGAGGCCGACATCGTCGTGTTCAACACGTGCGCCGTTCGCGAGAACGCCGACAATCGGCTGTACGGCAATCTCGGTCACATCGCGCGTCTGAAACGGGACCGTCCCGGTATGCAGGTCGCGGTGGGCGGCTGCATGGCACAGAAGGATCGCGAGATCGTCACCACGCGTGCCCCCTGGGTGGACGTCGTGTTCGGGACCAACAACATCGGGTCTCTGCCGGTGCTGCTCGAGCGGGCGCGCGTCGAGCAGGCGTCCCAGGTCGAGATCTCCGAGGCGCTGGAGATGTTCCCTTCCAATCTCCCGGCCCGGCGCGAGTCGGCCTACGCGGCATGGGTCTCGGTCAGCGTCGGCTGCAACAACACCTGCACCTTCTGTATCGTGCCCAGCCTGCGTGGCAAGGAGACCGATCGGCGTCCCGGCGAGATCCTGCGGGAGATCGAGGCGCTGGTGGACGAGGGCGTCCAGGAGATCACGTTGCTGGGGCAGAACGTCAACACCTATGGTGTCGAGTTCGGTGATCGGCAGGCGTTCGCGAAGCTGCTGAGGGCCTGCGGTGAGATCGAGGGGCTGGAGCGCGTGCGATTCACCAGCCCGCACCCGGCATCGTTCACCGATGACGTGATCGCGGCGATGGCCGAGACCCGCAATGTCATGCCGAGTCTTCACATGCCACTGCAATCCGGCTCCGACAAGGTTCTTCGTGATATGCGTCGCAGCTACCGCAGTGCGCGGTTCCTCGACATCCTGGGACGGGTACGCGAGGCGATGCCGCAGGCCGCCATCACCACCGACATCATCGTCGGCTTTCCCGGGGAGACCGAGGAGGACTTCCAGCGCACCGTGGACGTCGTCCGCGAGGCCCGGTTCAGCGCGGCCTTCACCTTCCAGTATTCGATCCGGCCCGGCACGCCTGCCGCGACGATGCCCGATCAGGTGCCGCCCGAGGTCGTCCAGGAGCGCTATGAGCGTCTCGTGCGCGAGATCGACGACATGGCCTGGCAGGAGAACCGCAGGCTCGTCGGGCAGCGGGTCGAGGTGATGTTCGCCGCCGGTGAGGGGCGAAAGGACGAGCGCACCTCCCGGATCTCGGGCAGAGCGCGCGACAACCGCCTCGTCCACGTGGCCGCACCGGCCGACGAGAGCCTGCGCCCGCGTCCCGGGGACCTCGGCGAGGTGGAGATCACCTACGCGGCACCGCATCATCTGGTGGCCGACTCGCCGATCCACGGCCTGCGACGCACCCGTGGGGGCGACGCATGGCAGGCCCGGCAGGGTTCGGAGGCCGCGCCGACGGGCGTCGGGCTCGGGCTACCGGCGATCCCGGGCAGGTGA
- a CDS encoding RecX family transcriptional regulator: MDEPSSPSPDRQADPYAVAREIALRALDRRAYAREELGAYLLRRGTDEQTVKQVLNRLGEVGLLDDEAFAAQWVESRHAGRLLSRRALRRELLRKGLPDEIISDAVAQVDDDGEASAALELARRKARALHGVPEDVVRRRILGALGRRGFGSEVSLAALRQVLGESEDSYPF, encoded by the coding sequence GTGGACGAACCGTCGTCACCAAGCCCTGATCGGCAGGCAGATCCCTACGCCGTCGCACGAGAGATCGCGCTCCGGGCTCTTGATCGCCGCGCCTACGCCCGGGAGGAGCTGGGGGCCTACCTATTACGCCGCGGAACCGATGAGCAGACCGTGAAGCAGGTGCTGAACCGTCTGGGGGAGGTCGGCCTTCTGGACGACGAGGCGTTCGCCGCGCAGTGGGTGGAGTCGCGCCACGCCGGCCGCCTCCTCTCGCGGCGGGCGCTGCGTCGAGAGTTGCTCCGTAAGGGCCTGCCGGACGAGATCATCTCGGACGCGGTGGCGCAGGTGGACGACGACGGTGAGGCATCGGCCGCTCTGGAGTTGGCCCGACGCAAGGCCCGGGCACTGCACGGTGTTCCCGAGGACGTGGTCCGCCGCCGAATCCTCGGGGCGCTCGGTCGGCGCGGCTTCGGCTCCGAGGTGTCGCTCGCCGCGCTCCGCCAGGTGCTGGGGGAGTCGGAGGATTCGTACCCGTTCTGA